One part of the Solanum dulcamara chromosome 3, daSolDulc1.2, whole genome shotgun sequence genome encodes these proteins:
- the LOC129883646 gene encoding uncharacterized protein LOC129883646 translates to MVELYPDDFDEFKMRALVNQLANYIIRDTDKRFSNLSGLGELSRKLVETKKYLTYYLVFLLVKFPLLLPVGTATVKRVFSTMKFIKNNLRNQMDDEFSDGCILPYVEKSV, encoded by the coding sequence ATGGTTGAATTATATCCTGATGACTTTGATGAATTCAAAATGAGAGCTCTTGTGAATCAACTTGCTAATTACATTATTCGTGATACTGATAAAAGGTTCTCCAATTTGAGTGGACTTGGGGAACTTTCAAGAAAGTTGGTTGAGACAAAAAAGTATTTAACTTATTATCTTGTATTTCTTTTAGTGAAGTTTCCTTTGCTTCTACCCGTTGGCACTGCAACAGTTAAAAGAGTTTTTTCGACAATGAAATTTATCAAGAATAATTTGCGGAATCAAATGGACGATGAATTCTCAGATGGATGCATATTGCCTTATGTAGAAAAAagtgtttaa
- the LOC129882798 gene encoding protein LIFEGUARD 2-like, with the protein MWNRAYRKDDVEFGTAPLYPAMLESPELRWSFIRKVYSIISIQLLLTIAVASVVVTVHPISLFFATTNAGLALYIVLIITPFITLCPLYYYHQKHPVNYLLLGLFTVSLAFTIGLTCAFTSGKVILEAVILTTAVVISLTLYTFWAAKRGQDFNFLGPFLFGALIVLLLFSFIQILFPLGKISVMIYGCLASIIFCGYIIYDTDNLIKRYTYDEYIWASISLYLDVINLFLSLLSIFRAADS; encoded by the exons ATGTGGAATCGGGCTTACCGGAAAGATGACGTGGAATTCGGCACTGCGCCGTTGTATCCGGCAATGTTGGAAAGTCCTGAACTCCGGTGGTCTTTTATTCGAAAAGTATACTCGATTATTTCTATTCAGTTGCTTCTGACCATTGCTGTCGCCTCCGTAGTCGTCACAGTTCATCCCATTTCACTCTTCTTTGCAACCACAAATGCTGGATTAGCACTTTATATTGTTCTCATCATCACTCCATTTATCA cGTTGTGTCCGTTGTATTACTATCACCAGAAACATCCGGTTAACTACTTGCTTCTTGGATTGTTCACGGTTTCTCTTGCATTTACTATCGGATTGACTTGCGCATTCACCAGCG GCAAAGTAATTCTGGAGGCAGTCATACTGACAACAGCGGTGGTGATTAGTCTGACATTATACACCTTCTGGGCAGCTAAAAGAGGCCAAGATTTCAACTTCCTGGGACCTTTCTTGTTCGGTGCTCTTATTGTTCTTTTGTTGTTTTCCTTCATCCAG ATTCTTTTCCCTCTGGGTAAGATCTCAGTGATGATCTATGGCTGTCTGGCGTCAATCATATTCTGTGGATACATCATCTACGATACAGACAATCTAATCAAGCGCTACACTTACGATGAGTACATCTGGGCTTCTATATCCTTGTATCTCGACGTTATCAATTTGTTCCTCTCTCTATTGTCCATCTTCAGGGCTGCTGACAGTTAA
- the LOC129882799 gene encoding GDP-fucose transporter 1: MSAIRSKQYYGTSSLVVGYALCSSLLAVINKFAITNFNYPGLLTALQYLTSTLGVWVLGKFGLLHHDPFTLENAKKFLPAAFVFYLAIFTNTNLLRHANVDTFIVFRSCTPLLVAVADTAFRKQPCPSKLTFLSLVVILGGAVGYVATDSGFTLTAYSWALAYLVTITTEMVYIKHMVTNLGLNTWGFVFYNNLLSLMMAPLFWIITGEYVDVFIAMGSNGGRNLFHPVAFVAVSLSCVFGLLISFFGFAARKAISATAFTVTGVVNKFLTVAINVLIWDKHASPFGLGCLLLTIAGGVLYQQSVTGVTSAPPQRDSAVSKQENKNDHHNYGDSDEEKGISGTFSSR, encoded by the exons ATGTCAGCAATCAGATCGAAGCAATATTACGGCACTAGTAGTCTTGTTGTTGGATATGCCTTGTGTTCAAGCTTGCTTGCGGTGATTAACAAGTTCGCCATTACTAATTTCAACTATCCAGGTCTTCTCACTGCATTACAGTACCTAACTTCAACTTTAGGGGTTTGGGTTTTGGGGAAATTTGGTTTGTTACATCATGATCCCTTTACATTGGAAAATGCCAAGAAATTCTTGCCTGCTGCATTTGTTTTTTACTTGGCAATATTTACGAATACTAATCTTTTGCGCCATGCCAATGTGGATACTTTTATTGTGTTTAGATCATGTACGCCATTGCTTGTTGCGGTTGCTGATACAGCTTTTAGGAAGCAACCATGTCCGTCTAAATTGACGTTTTTGTCCTTGGTTGTGATTTTGGGTGGTGCTGTTGGGTATGTTGCTACGGATTCAGGGTTTACTCTCACGGCGTATTCGTGGGCGTTGGCGTATTTGGTAACTAttacgactgagatggtttatATTAAGCATATGGTGACGAATCTTGGGTTGAATACTTGGGGGTTTGTGTTTTATAATAATTTGTTGTCGTTGATGATGGCACCTTTGTTTTGGATTATTACTGGGGagtatgttgatgtgtttattGCGATGGGATCGAATGGAGGAAGGAATTTGTTTCACCCTGTTGCATTTGTGGCGGTGTCGTTGTCGTGTGTGTTTGGCCTGCTTATTAGTTTCTTTGGGTTTGCTGCAAGGAAGGCGATATCTGCTACTGCTTTTACAGTAACTGGGGTTGTGAATAAGTTTTTGACTGTTGCGATTAATGTTCTTATTTGGGATAAGCATGCTAGTCCATTTGGTTTAGGGTGTTTGCTGTTGACCATTGCTGGAGGTGTTCTTTATCAGCAATCTGTAACTGGTGTTACTAGTGCTCCACCACAACGGGATTCGGCTGTATCTAAGCAGGAAAATAAGAATGACCACCACAACTATGGAGATAGTGATGAGGAGAAGGGGATATCGG GCACCTTCTCCAGCCGCTGA
- the LOC129882800 gene encoding VAN3-binding protein-like, with translation MDNKWSEKILNMNLPESPKAPMEFLSRSWSASALQVCKALTNSSSPSLLPPKANNNNNSSVVVTIPENIISVEEEDSANKLSGNTFSFASSATSQLVLERIMSQSMHNGQEISPLTSGRLSHSSGPLNGSLTEETDSPPVSPSEEFEDVVKYLKANSTLQPLFTNVRTGYSGSAVGLAPNTPGGKTVGRWLKERREKKKEESRAQNAQLHAVVSVAGVAASVAAIAAATASASSTGKDEQMAKTDAAVASAAMLIAAQCVEAAEAMGADRDHLMSAISSAVNVRSHGDISTLTAAAATALRGAATLKARALKEVWNIAAVIPIEKGIGGGTGRNSDQNHSNNNNNNYCEGLDIEENFLGVCNQELLARGRELLKRTRHGDLHWKIVSVYLHRSGEVMLKMKSKHVGKTITKKKKNVVVEVYKDVPAWPGRHLFEDGEKRRYFGLKTEIRGVVEFECKNQREYEMWTQGVSRLLSIVAERKKRFQH, from the exons ATGGATAATAAATGGTCAGagaaaattttgaatatgaatCTTCCAGAAAGTCCAAAAGCACCTATGGAATTCTTGTCAAGATCATGGAGTGCCTCTGCTTTGCAAGTATGCAAGGCATTAACAAATTCTTCATCTCCATCTCTTCTTCCTCCTAAggcaaataataataataatagtagtgtTGTTGTTACTATACCAGAAAACATTATCTCTGTTGAGGAAGAAGATTCTGCTAATAAGCTTTCTGGAAATACATTCTCTTTTGCTTCCTCTGCTACTTCTCAACTTGTTCTTGAACGCATTATGTCTCAGTCT ATGCATAATGGGCAGGAAATATCACCATTAACATCAGGAAGATTGTCTCATAGTAGTGGACCTCTGAATGGTTCTCTAACTGAAGAAACTGATAGTCCTCCAGTCTCTCCTTCTGAAGAGTTTGAAGATGTTGTTAAG TACTTGAAAGCAAACAGCACTCTGCAACCATTATTCACAAATGTAAGAACTGGATACAGTGGATCAGCTGTTGGGTTAGCACCCAACACGCCTGGTGGTAAGACAGTAGGTAGGTGGTTAAAGGAaaggagagagaaaaagaaagaagaaagtagGGCCCAAAACGCGCAACTCCATGCTGTCGTTTCAGTAGCTGGAGTTGCTGCTTCGGTGGCCGCAATTGCTGCGGCCACCGCATCAGCATCGTCCACTGGCAAAGATGAGCAGATGGCGAAGACCGATGCCGCTGTAGCTTCAGCAGCAATGCTGATTGCTGCGCAGTGCGTGGAGGCTGCCGAAGCTATGGGAGCGGATCGGGACCATCTCATGTCAGCGATTAGCTCTGCTGTCAATGTTCGTTCTCATGGGGATATATCAACTCTCACTGCTGCTGCTGCTACAG CATTGCGAGGGGCAGCAACATTAAAGGCAAGGGCACTGAAGGAAGTATGGAACATTGCAGCTGTGATTCCAATAGAAAAGGGAATTGGCGGAGGCACAGGTAGAAACAGCGACCAAAAtcacagcaacaacaacaacaataattactGCGAGGGACTTGACATTGAAGAGAACTTTTTGGGCGTTTGTAATCAAGAGTTACTGGCTCGGGGCCGCGAACTTCTCAAGAGAACCCGTCATG GTGATCTTCACTGGAAAATTGTCTCTGTCTACCTTCACCGTAGCGGAGAG GTGATGCTGAAGATGAAAAGCAAACATGTTGGAAAAACTATtaccaagaaaaagaaaa ATGTAGTAGTAGAAGTTTACAAAGATGTACCAGCATGGCCAGGAAGACATTTATTTGAGGATGGAGAAAAACGTCGATATTTTGGATTGAAGACAGAAATACGTGGTGTGGTTGAGTTCGAATGCAAAAATCAAAGAGAATATGAGATGTGGACTCAAGGTGTTTCAAGACTTCTATCTATCGTAGCTGAAAGGAAGAAGAGATTTCAACACTAA